A region of the Amycolatopsis sp. cg13 genome:
CAGTCCGGAACGCTGAGCGGCTCACCGGCGGAGAGCGCTGCTTGCAGGCGCCGCCCGTCCTCGTACAGACCAGCCAGGCCCTGGAAGCCCATCGCCACCGCGAGTTCATCGGTGCAATGCGCTGGGCCGCTCCACTCACCCAGTCCACGAGACAGCACGGCGCGCTCGTCGTCAGCCAGCTCGATCGCCACCAGTTCGTTCACCGGCGAATCATGCCCCGAACGCCCACGCCACCATCAGTGGGAACTCTTCGCACCAGAACGCGCCACCGTGCGATCCGGCTCGCTCGGTCAAGACGACGTCCGCCCCGGCGTCGCGCAACGCGTCCGCCCACCGGGTCGCGTTCTGGAGGAAGAACGGTTCCTGCGTGCCAGCGACGAGGTACGTGCGCGGAAGCGTCGGCAGGTCAGCGGGCGGTCGATAACCGCCTCCGGGCGAGGCGCACAAAACCGTGCCGTAGCCGTCCGGATGCCGAAGCCCCAGGGCCAGCGCCAATTCTCCACCGGCCGAGACACCGCACACCGCGGTGCGCTCGGCGGGCAACGCCACTCCGAACCTCGATCGCACCCAGTGGCGGACGTCCCGGCGGAAAAACCTCTCGTGCGCCGAGAATCGCTCCGAATCGAAGCCCGGCGAGTACTCCTGAAGCCGCAGGGTCTCATCGGCCGAGCGGTGCACACCGACGATCATCGTGGGCGGCACGTCCGCGGCCTCGAGGTCAGTGCCCCACTGCGAGATCAACTCGCCGTCACCGGCGAACACGACCGCCTCGGGCCGATCCGCCGGGACGTAGACCGTGACCTCGCGACCGGCGTCGTATTCGAAGGTCTCGGTGACCAGTTCGCCCGCGAGCGCCATCGTCGGCTCCTCCGGTCAGGCTCGAAGCCAGCGGATTTCCTCGTCGCCGGTTCGCGGCCGGCCGGGAAACGACACCGGGGCGGCACCGCGTCCTGCGGTGCCGCCCCGGCGAGGCGAGAACGTCCGGTCAGGCGACCCGGCGCGCGCCCACGTACTGGCTCTGCAGCGGCGAGATCTTGACGACGTCGCCGGTGGTCGGCGCGTGCACCATCATCCCGTTGCCGATGTACATGCCCACGTGCGAAACCGGCGTGTAGTAGAACACCAGGTCGCCGGGCTGGAGCTGGCTGCGCGGGACCGGCGTGCCGGTCTGGCTCTGCGCCTGGCTCGAACGCGGCAGCGAGACGCCCGCCTGCTTGTAGGCCCACAGCATGAGACCGGAGCAGTCGTACGAGCTCGGCCCGGTGGCGCCCCACTCGTAGGGCTTGCCCCGCTGGCTCAGCGCGGCCTGGACGGCGGCCGCCGCGGCCGGGCCGGCGTTCGCGAGGTCCACCGAGATGTCGCCGCCGGTGTCCTTCTGCGCGTTCCGATCCGCCTGGCTCAGCGCCGACGTGGTCTTCTTCAGCTCGGCGACCTGGTCGTCGAGCGTCTTCTTCTTGGCCGTGATGTCTTCGGTCAGCTTCGCGGCCGCGTCGCGAGCCGCGGTGGCCCGCTGCGCGGCGTCGGCTGCCAGCTTCTCGGCGGCCTTCGCCTGGTCGACCGCGCCCTGGAGCTTCTCGAGCGCGGCGGCCTTCTGCGACGCGATCTGGTCCAGCGCCGCCGAACGGTCGAGGAACTCCTGCGTCGACGTGCCCGCCAGCAGCGCGGACAGCTTGTTCATCTGCACGCCGGACAGGAACGACGCGTTCGCGAACTTGTCGACGTCGACCTTGTACTTCTTCTCGTTCTCGGCGGCCTGCGCGGAGAGGTTGTGGGCGTTGCCCACGTCTCCGTTGGCCTTGTCGAGGTCGCCTTGGCGCGCGGACAGGTCGTCTTTGGCTTTGAGGAGGTCCTCGTTCGCCTTCTCCGCCTGCGCCGCGAGGTCGCGGTACTTGGCGAGAGCGTCCGAACCGGAGTCCGGCGGGGCCTGGAGGACGGGGAGGGGGGAAGCGGCTGCGGTGCCCGCTGGCTGCGCCGCGGTGACGATAGCGATCACCGAGGCGGCCGCGAGGGCGCCTGACACCACGCGCTTGACTGGATGCGACTGCACGGCCGCGCGGGTCTCCTTTGCTCGTCGGGCCGCCGTGGCCGGAACCCCGGCGCGGAAGAGGTCGGGGGCCCTCTTCGCGCACGCTGCCCGTCCGCGTTCCGGCCGTCGTGTTCCACAACAGCTTTTCCGCGCACGGTGGTTGGTTCCAGCTCTGACTCCCCGACAAAGCCGAACCGGCGGCGATCCCGCGTCGCCGTCGTCCGACAGCTGCCTGGCGCGAGATCTCGGCCAGGTTACGAAAAGACCGTCGGCGCGTCCACCGGGCCCCCCGTAAAAACTCTCCGTAGTCCGGCGAAACACCATCGGACCAGCAAGGCAGTCCAATGTGACTTAGACCACACGCCGTGGCAGCACAAACGGCCCTCTCCGTTACTTACCGTTTACCGCACCGAGGCGACCGCTCGGCGAGTCAGTGTCACCCACTGGTGTCACGCCGACCTACTGTCGGTCTCCGGAACCAGGCGCAGCCGCGGCACCATCCCCGCCTCGGCGAGCGCGTCGACAGCTCGCCGTTCGTCCGCGTCCCAGACGAGCCCGACCGGCGGCCCGAGCAGCACGCTGACCACGCAATCGGCACACGCCGCCCCGCGCACCGCACACCGGTCGCAATCGACGACGAACGTGTCGATGTCCTCGACCGCGACGTCCACCGCACCAGCCGGACGCCGCTCTTCCTGGTGGGAGGTAACGGGTTTCGCCCGCTTCGCGCTCCGCGACGCGCCCGAGCGCCGCCGCGCCGAGAGCCGGGACCGGGCAAGGTCGGCAGGCTCACCCGTTCCCGCCGGGTCGACGGCACCCGTTCCCGCCGGGTCGACGGCCTCCGTCTCGTCGAGCGCACCAGGCCGCGCCCGCTCCGGCACGGTTGGCGAGCCCACAGCATCAGCTCCTGTCCCCAGCCGCGTCTCCACCTCTCCCCCGGCACCCGACAGCCGTACGTGTTCGCCCACGCCAACCGAGCCCACAGCGCCCGTTCCAGACGGCATCTCTCCAGAACCCGGCAGCCGCACCGGCTCGCCCACGCCAACTGAACCCGCGGCATCAGCCGCTTCCTCTGCTCCCGGTAGCGTCCCCGCGCCGATCCCCTCGCCAGGCCGCCGCAAAGCAACAGCCGTCCCATCAGCGCACCCGCCGGAACCAGGCGAAACGCCGCTTTCCCGGCGCGCCTCCAAATCCCGGTCCCGCGTGGCCGGACTCACCTCAGTGGCAAGACTCACCGAAGAACCCGCCCCGCCCGGGTGACCGCCCCGGTCCGGCGGCCGAGACCGCTGAGCCGCCCCGCCGTCGACACCGGCGCCCCGATCCCCCGGACCCGCCGCGAAGCGAACTTCTCCGCTGACCCCAGCCGAGCCCTCCGCACGCACGCCGTAACCGGCCCCGAACCGCTCCTGCTTGTTCTCGCTCATCGCCGAGCCTCCGTTCCTCCGAGAAGTCCCCGGACCGGTTCCGGGAATCGCCTCGGGAACAAACGGTAGGAAGCACCACCGACAATTTTCGGGGCCCGCACGTCGGGCAGGGTCAGACTCGACCCAATCGGCTGACGAGCACGGCCGACGGAGCGGGGTGCGCACCGGCCGCGCGGACCGAATCCGCGACCGCCCGGTCGGACGTCGCGACGACCATCGGACGGCCCTTCGGCTCGGCCGCGACCAGGGACCGGATCACGTCGTCGGCGAGCACCCCACGCTCGGAGAACAGCACTCGCACCCCGCGCGGCACGGCGGCGGGCACCGACAGCACGCCGGCCCCGTCGAAGACCACCGTGACCTCCGCCGACGTGCGCGCCGCCAGCGCCGAGAGCTGATGCACCAGCCGATCTCGCTGGTCGGCCAGCGCCAGCTCCGGATAACCCGTTTTGGTGACGTTGTAGCCGTCCACGATGAGATGGACGTTCGGCAACGCCAGATGCCGGTCGAGCGCCGTGACGTCCTGGATCCGCCCGCCAGGGCCGAGCCCGGACCGCGCGCCGCTCACCATGTCGGCAGGGCGCGCGCCGCGGTCGCCCAAAGCGAGTTCACGACGCAAGCCGTGCACGGCACCGTCGATGGTGTCCACCAGCAACGCCAGCCGGACCTCGTCGGCCTCCCTGGCCTCGCGCGCCGACTGCCGGGCCATCTCCGCGTCCGCGACCGCCCGTTCAGCACGGGCTCGTTCGGAAGCGACCCGGCGGCGTTCCCGGTCGAGCTGCACGTTCAGCGTCTCGATCTCGCGTTGCCGCGTCGCTCCCCCGTCGGCCAGCTCGGCTCGCGCAGCCTCGGCCGCGTCCTTGGCCTGCCGCAGCAGCACGCCCTGCTCACGCAGCCGGCGCAGCAGCTTCTCGACCTCGGCCTCGCGTTCGCCGCGCACGCTCTCGACCGCTCCGCGCGCCTCTTCCAACTCAGCGCGCAGCTCGGCGAGTTCGGCTTCAAGACGTTGATTCCGGGCCAGCGCCGCGTCCCGCTCAGCGCGCAACGCGGTTTCTTCGGCGTTCTTCGCGACCAGCCGCACGCGTCCGGCCGCACCGGATTCACCGAGCAGGACCGCGGCGGCAGCGGCCGCGACGGAGTCCGAAACGTTCGGGTCGAGTGCGTCTGTCCGGTGCTCGCGCAGCCATTCCAAGACCGCGGTACGGAACTGCGCGGAATCCCCCAACGCGGTCAGCAGCGCCGTGCCGCCGAGCTTCGCGCGCTTGGCCGGAGCGAACTTCGCGACCGGCCGCAGCTGCCTCGGCACGTCCGCGACCGGCAGTTTCGCCACCGCGGCCGCGGCCAGTTCGGCGATGCGCTCGCGCACCGCCTCCGGCAGGCTCGTCCACGACGACGGTTCCGGACACGTCCCCGTTTCCGGGACCTCGACGTCCTCCTCCGCCCGCGCCGGAACCGCCGAGGGGCCGACGGCCTCCGCGGCTTCTTCCGGTTCGACGGGCTGAGGGTGCATTGGTCCAGGGTAGGCCCCGCCGCCGGATCCCGCGCCGCACCGGCCCGTTCCGCTGGTCACCATCGGGCCACGGGCGGCGCGCGCGAAGATTGTCGGTGGTCGGGCCTACTGTGCGCGATCATGGAGACCCGACCGAGGCCGGACCAGGTTCAGCTGGCGTTCGACGAGCTCGGCACCCCGCTGCGGGACACCACGTTCGTCGTGTTCGACCTCGAAACCACCGGCACCAAGCCCGGCCCGGACGGGATCACCGAGATCGGCGCGGTCAAGGTCCGCGCCGGACAGGTGCTGGGCGAGTTCGCGACGCTGGTCAACCCGGGCACGCCGATCCCGCCGCAGATCGTCGAGCTGACCGGGATCACGCAGGCGATGGTCTACGACGCGCCGCGGATCGAACGCGTGCTGCCCGCGTTCCTGGAGTTCATCGCGGGTGCCGTGCTGGTCGCGCACAACTCCGGCTTCGACACCAGCTTCATGAAGGCGGCCTGCGAGGGACACGGCTACGTCTGGCCGCGCCCCACCGTCGTCTGCACGGTGAAGCTCGCGCGCCGGGTCATCCCGCGCGAAGAAGCGCGAAGCTACCGGTTGTCCTCGCTGTCGATGCTGCTCGGCGCGCGCACCCGGCCGACGCACCGTGCGCTCGACGACGCCCGCGCCACCACCGACGTCCTGCACGCGCTGCTGGAGCGCGTCGGCAACCTCGGCGTCCACACCGTCGAGGAGCTGATCGACTACCTCCCGAACGTCACGCCAGCCCAGCGTCGCAAACGAAACCTCGCCGCCGACCTCCCGTCCCGGCCGGGTGTGTACCTCTTCAAGGGACCACGCGACGAAGTGCTGTACGTCGGCACCGCGCGGGACCTGAGACGGCGTGTGCGGACTTATTTCACCGGTTCCGAAAGCCGGGGCCGGATCCGGGAAATGGTCGCGCTGGCGGAGCGGGTGGACGCCATCGAGTGCGCGCACTCCCTTGAGGCGGAGATCCGCGAGCTGCGGCTGATCGCCGCGCACCGGCCGGCGTACAACCGGCGTTCGAAAAACCCGCACCACGGCTGGTGGATCAGCCTTACCGACGAGGCTTTCCCACGGCTTTCCGTGGTACGCCTGCCGCGCGCAGGCACGCTCGGACCGTTCCGCAGCCAAGCCGACGCGCGCACCGCCGCCGAGACCCTTGCCGACGCCTCCGGCTTGCGCACCTGCACGCAACGCATCTCGGCCACCTCCGCGTCCGGCACGCCCTGCGTTCTGGCGGAGCTTGGTCGTTGCGGAGCGCCGTGTGCGGGGCGGCAGACCGTCGACGACTACTCCCCCGCCGTGGAAGCCGCTCGTGGGCTCATCGCTGGTCACGACGGCCGCCCGTTGCATCTGGCCGCGGCGAGGCTGGAGGAGATGGCGGAGCGAAGGCATTACGAACAGGCCGCCCGGCACCGCGACGAACTGGCCGGGCTGGTCCGTGCCGTCGGCCGCGCGCATCGGCAGGCCGCGCTCGCGTCGGTCGCGGAACTCATCGCGGCCGCTCCGGATGGCAATGGTGGCTGGGAGCTGTCCGTCATCCGTTACGGCAGGCTCGCTTCCGCTGGGGTCGCGCGCCGTGGAGTGCCGCCGATGCCGGTGGTCGAATCCCTGGTCGCCGCAGGGGAAACTGTACTGCCTGGGGATGGGCCATTGCGCGGCGCTCCCGGCGAGGAGGTCGGGATTCTGCTGCGCTGGCTCGCCCGGCCTGGGACCCGGCTTGTCCGTACTACGCGACCGTGGGCCGAGCCTGCCGCCGTCGCGGGATGGCAAGCCTGGCTGGCCAGAGTCGCCGACGCCCGTTCCCTGGAACATGTCGCAGGCTGACCGCCCCGCCACGGCGTCCTCGGGGGCGTTCCCGGCTACGATCGCGCTCGAGTAGTTACCGCCAGCAAGTGGGAGGAACGCTGTGATCACGGCGATCGTGCTGATCAACGTAGAGGCCGAGGAGATCCCGCAGGCCGCGCAGGCGATCGCGGACCTCGACCAGGTGTCCGAGGTCTACTCGTGCGCCGGGGACGTCGACCTCATCGCCACCGTGCGCGTGCAGGCCCACGAGGACCTCGCCGACCTGATCCCGGGCCGCATCGGCAAGGTCCGCGGCGTGCTCGACACGGTCACCCACATCGCGTTCCGGTCCTACTCGCGCGCCGACACCGATTCCGCGTTCGAGATCGGCGTCGAAGGGGCCTGACCCGCCGGGAATTGTCGTACCCCCGGGCTAACGTCCGGGGCATGACGACACTGCGGTTGGCGGAGGTCACCAGCGACAACGTGGGCGCGGCCTGCGATCTGTCGGTGGCGCCCCACCAGGAGCATTACGTGGCCCCGGTCGCCCGGTCGCTGGCGGAGGCCTACACCCAGCCGGACACGGCCTGGCCAAGGCTGGTCTACGCCGGGGACGACCTCGTCGGCTTCGTCATGGCCGCCTTCGATCCGGGCTGTCCGATCGACTACTTCCGGTGCGGCGTCTGGCGGTTGAACATCGCCGCCGAGCACCAGAAGAAGGGCTACGGGAAGTTCGCTGTCGAAGCGGTGCTGGCGGAGGCACGTCGGCGCGGGAACGAGTCCGCGACGGTGCTTTGGGAGCCAGGCGAGCACAGCCCGGAGCCGTTCTATCTGCGGCTGGGTTTCCAGCCCACCGGCCAGATTCACGAGGGCGAGGTCGTCGCGCGCATCCGGCTCTGAAGCCCGCGGGCCGCGCTACCGTACTTCGCATGACGACCCTGCGTCTGGTCGAAATCACGGTCGACAACGTGGAAAAAGCCTGCGATCTCAAAGTGGCGAAGCACCAGCGCGACTACGTTTCCTCGGTCGCCCGCTCGCTCGCCGAAGCCTACGTCCAGCCGGACATCGCCTGGCCGAGGCTGGTCTACACCGGGAAGAAACTCGTCGGCTTCGTCATGGCCGCCTTCGACCCGGACAACCCGACCGACTACTACCGCTCCTACCTCTGGCGGCTGAACATCGCGGCCAAACACCAGAAAAAGGGCTACGGCCGGTTCGCGGTCGAAGCCGTCCTGGCTGAAGCTCGCCGCCGCGACGCCGAATCCGTCACGGTCAGCTGGATGCCGGGCAAGCACAGCCCACAACCGTTCTATCTGAAGCTCGGCTTCAAGCCCACCGGCGAGATCGACGAAGACGGCGAGATCGTCGGCCGCATCCAGCTCTAAGCAACCACAGCAAGAAGGCCCCTCCCTCGCGATGAGGAAGGGGCCTTCCGGCTTGACCAGAAAGGACTCAGTGCCCGGAACCGACCTCGGTCGACTCCTCGGACCCTTCGACCTGCGCCTTGCCGTTCCCGTGGCCGTTGCCGCGAGCGCGGTCGAGCGCCTTCGTCTCTTCCGCCGGGTCCGGCGTCCAGATCGAACCGGGGACGGCGTGGCCCGCGGTGCCGAGCTTGTTCATCTTCTTCGGCACCGCCGCGCCCTGGTACTCGAGCGGGATGGCGTGGCCGTGGCTGTCCGTGCCGCCCAGCGGCTGGTGGATCTCGATGAACTCGCCGTGCGGCAGCCGCTTGATGATGCCGGTCTCGACGCCGTGCTCCAGCACTTCCCGGTCGGACCGCTGCAGGCCAAGGCAGATCCGGTAGGTGAAGTAGTACGCCAGCGGCGGCACGATCAGCACGCCGATGCGCCCGGCCCACGTCGTCGCGTTCAGCGAGATGTCGAACTGGTCGGCGATGATGTCGTTGAAGCCGGACAGCTCGATCACCGCGAAGAACCCGAGCGCCATCATGCCCAGCGCGGTGCGGACCGGTGCGTCGCGCGGACGCTGCAGCAGGTTGTGCGCCGCGTTGTCCTTGGACAGCTTGCGTTCCAGGAACGGATACCCGAGCAGCAGCGCGAACAGGATCGGCATGCCGATCGCGCCGGGGAAGAACACCGCCGGGATCGTGTAGTTCCCGAGATAGACCTCCCAGGCAGGCCAGATCCGGAGCATGCCGTCGGCCCAGGCCATGTAGAAGTCGGGCTGGGACCCCGCGGACACCATCGACGGGTTGTACGGGCCGAAGTTCCACACCGGGTTGATCTGGAACAGGCCGGACATCAACGCCAGCACGCCCACGACCAGGGTGAAGAACGCGCCGCCCTTGAGGGCGAAGTACGGCATGATCCGCACGCCGACGACGTTGGTCTCCTTGCGCCGCACGCCGGGGAACTGGGTGTGCTTCTGGTACCAGACCAGCGCGAGGTGCGCGCCGATCAGCGCCAGCATGATGCCCGGGACCAGCAGGATGTGCAGCGTGTAGAGGCGCGGGATGATCTGGTCGCCGGGGAACTCCCCGCCGAACAGCGCCCAGTGGATCCAGGTGCCGATCACCGGCACCGACAGCACGATGCCGGACAGGGTCGCGCGGATACCGGTGCCGGACAGCAGGTCGTCCGGGAGCGAATAGCCGAAGAAGCCCTCGAACATGCCCAGGATCAGCAGCAGGCCGCCGATGACCCAGTTCGCTTCACGGGGCTTGCGGAACGCGCCGGTGAAGAAGATCCGGAGCATGTGCACCATCATCGACGCGACGAAGATCAGCGCCGCCCAGTGGTGCAGCTGCCGCACGAACAGGCCGCCGCGCACGTCGAACGAGATGTCCAGCGTGGTGCGGAACGCCTGGGACATTTGCATGCCCTGCATGTTCGTGAAGCTGCCGTGGTACGTGACCTCCTGCATGGAGGGGTCGAAGAACAGCGTCAGGTACACCCCGGACAGCAGGATGACGATGAAGCTGTACAGGGCGATCTCGCCCAGCAGGAAGGACCAGTGGGTCGGGAACACCTTGTTCATCTGGTGCCGCAGGCCCTTGGCCAGCTTGTACCGCTGGTCCGCGTTGTCCGCGGCCTCGCCAAGGTGCTTCTGGAGTGCGCTCGTGCCCTTGGTCGGCGTGGTGAGTGAACTCATGACTTACGCTCCCAGAAGGCCGGTCCGATGGCCTCGTTGAAGTCGCCCTTCGCGATCAAGTATCCCTCTTCGTCAACCGTGATCGGAAGCTGCGCCAGCGGACGCGTCGCCGGGCCGAAGATGGGCTTCGCGTAGTGCAGGGCGTCGAACTGCGACTGGTGGCACGGGCAGAGGATGCGGTTCGTGCGCTGCTCGTACAGGGAGGTCGGGCAGCCGACGTGGCTGCAGATCTTCGTGTACGCGTAGTAGTCGCCGAAGTTGTAGTCCTCCTGGCCCTTGCGCTTGACCACGCGCGCGGCGTCGGTCGGGCGCAGCCGGATGAGCATGACCGGGTTGTCGACCCGCATCAGCGCCTCGGACAGCTTCTTCTCGTCGCCCTTTTCCGATTCGCGGTACGGGAAGACCGTCTCCATCGCGCCTGCGTCGAGGTCCTCGGCCTTGACCAGGGCGACGCCTTCCTTGACGTCCGCCTCGAGGTTGCCGGTGTTGCGGCGCAGATAGACCTTCTCGCCCTTGAACTGCGGCAGCCATCCGGTGTGCCAGAGGCCGTCCTTGTTCTCGGTGTCCTTCCACGGGTCCTTGATGAAGGACGCGATCGGGAGCGCCGCCACCGCGAGGCCGAGCGCGCCCGCGCCCGCGCCGGCGGTGCGCTTGATCAGCGACCGGCGGGCGATGCCGTTGCGGGTCCCGGCGTCGGCAAGGTGGGCCAGGATGGTGGCCCGGTCGACCTCGGCCGACGGGCCGTCGCTGCGCTGCTGCACCGAGGTCTCGTGCGGGACGAACTTCTTGGTGTAGAGGATCACGCCGATGCCGAGCGACAGCACCGCGAGACCGAGCGTGACGCCGAGCGCCGGGGTGTAGAGGCTGTAGGTCGAGTGCCCGGTCGGGTCGCTCGGGTCCTTGTACTCCCACCACTTCGGCCAGGCCATCACGACCACGAACGCCAGGCCGGCGAGCGCGGACAGGGCGAACCAGAACGCGACGAGGCGCTGCGCGCGCCGCTCCGCGCGGGTGCCCTCGACCGGCCACGGCTCCGGGTAGTCGACGATTTCGACGCCGTCCAGCTGACCGCCGAGCTTGAGCAGCTCGTCGCGGTCCATCTCAGCCAGCTCCGCCTCCGAGGGCGGCTTGGGCCCTTCGGCACTCATGCCTTCGATCCAATCCACAGCGTAATGCCGACGAGCGCGGCGATTCCGACGACGAAGGCGATGACGCCTTCGGAGGCGGGGCCGACCCCGCCGAGACCGTTGCCGCCCGGGTCGTTGTTGCCGTCGGACACCGACTTGACGTAGGCGATGATGTCCTTCTTCTCTTCCGCGCTGAGCTGGCGGTCGGAGAACTTCGGCATGTTCTGCGGCCCGGTGAGCATCGCGTCGTAGATCTGCTCCTCGGTGGCCGGGTCGAGCGGCGGCGCGTACTTGCCCGCCGACAGCGCGCCCCCGCGGCCGGTGAAGTTGTGGCACGAGGCGCAGTTGAGGCGGAACAGCTCGCCGCCGCGCGCCGGGTCGTTGCCGCGCAGCGCCTCGCCGCGCTCCTCCGGACGCTGCGCGCCGCCGCCGTGCGCCTGCACGTAGGCGCCGACCGCGTCGATCTCGCTCGGGGTCAGCTTCGGCGGCTTGCGGGCGATCTGCGCCTCCTGGCGCGCCGCGGGCATCCGGCCGGAGGAAGTCTGGAAGTAGACGGCCGCGTCGCCGATGCCGATGAGGCTCGGACCGCGGTCCTTGACGCCCTCGAGGTTCGCGCCGTGGCATTCGATGCAGGTGTTGTTGTAGACCTGCTCGCCCTGGCGCAGCAGCGCCGGGTCGCCCTGTGCCTGCGCGGTCTGCGGTTCCGGGGCGAAGACGGCGTACAGGGCGCCGGCCCCCACCAGGGCGACGCCGAGTGCGAGCACGCCCGCGAGGCGCCTGCGCATCTTCGAGCGCGCGCGGAACCGGCGCTCCGAGGATTTGGTGCTGGTGGTCATCTTGCGGCAACCCTTGCTGTCAGTTCAGGCCGTTTTGTGGTGGGCGGTGCGGAGATCAGGGAAGGATGTAGATCACCGCGAAGAGGCCTACCCACACGATGTCGACGAAGTGCCAGTAGTACGACACGACGATCGCCGAGGTGGCCTGCGCCGGAGTGAACTTGCTGAGCTTCGTGCGGACCAGCAGGAACACGAAGGCGATGAGCCCGCCGATCACGTGCAGGCCGTGGAAACCGGTCGCGAGGTAGAACACCGTGCCGAACGGGCCGGACGGGATCGTCAGCCCCTCCTCGACGAGGTTGTGGTACTCGTTCGCCTGCCCGGCCACGAAGATCGCGCCCATGATCAGCGTCACGATGTACCAGCGCCGCAGCCCGTAGACGTCGCCCCGCTCCGCGGCGAACACGCCGAACTGGCAGGTCAGCGACGACAGCACGAGGATCACCGTGAACGGGATCGCGTACGCGACGTTGAGGTGGAATTCCTCGCCGTGCAACGGCGGCGGCCAGGACGCCCCGGCCGGGTTCTGCGCCTTGACGGTGAAGAACATGGCGAACAGTCCGGCGAAGAACATCAGTTCGCTGGACAGCCACACGACGGTGCCGACACTGACCATGTTCGGCCGGTTCAGCGAGTGGACCCGCTGGCTGATGGTGGGAGCTGCCGTTGTCACGAATCGCATTATGTCCTCTCGTGCGGGCACCCCGCCCGCCGGGTCTGCGGCGGGTCGTGGGAGCTTCGCGTCACACCCGCGCGCGAGAGGCGGACCAGCACCGGAAGGAGCTACTCGTGAGTTGGCTGGAGAAGCTCCGTGACCTGGCGAGAAAGCCGGAAAACGCGGTTCTGGACCCGGACGCGCCCGGTCTGCGGGTCGTCGTTTCGGCGTTCGATCCGGCCGTCGCGGACTCCGCGGTGCTGGCC
Encoded here:
- a CDS encoding alpha/beta hydrolase, coding for MALAGELVTETFEYDAGREVTVYVPADRPEAVVFAGDGELISQWGTDLEAADVPPTMIVGVHRSADETLRLQEYSPGFDSERFSAHERFFRRDVRHWVRSRFGVALPAERTAVCGVSAGGELALALGLRHPDGYGTVLCASPGGGYRPPADLPTLPRTYLVAGTQEPFFLQNATRWADALRDAGADVVLTERAGSHGGAFWCEEFPLMVAWAFGA
- a CDS encoding GNAT family N-acetyltransferase, with the protein product MTTLRLAEVTSDNVGAACDLSVAPHQEHYVAPVARSLAEAYTQPDTAWPRLVYAGDDLVGFVMAAFDPGCPIDYFRCGVWRLNIAAEHQKKGYGKFAVEAVLAEARRRGNESATVLWEPGEHSPEPFYLRLGFQPTGQIHEGEVVARIRL
- a CDS encoding GNAT family N-acetyltransferase: MTTLRLVEITVDNVEKACDLKVAKHQRDYVSSVARSLAEAYVQPDIAWPRLVYTGKKLVGFVMAAFDPDNPTDYYRSYLWRLNIAAKHQKKGYGRFAVEAVLAEARRRDAESVTVSWMPGKHSPQPFYLKLGFKPTGEIDEDGEIVGRIQL
- a CDS encoding cytochrome bc complex cytochrome b subunit, producing the protein MSSLTTPTKGTSALQKHLGEAADNADQRYKLAKGLRHQMNKVFPTHWSFLLGEIALYSFIVILLSGVYLTLFFDPSMQEVTYHGSFTNMQGMQMSQAFRTTLDISFDVRGGLFVRQLHHWAALIFVASMMVHMLRIFFTGAFRKPREANWVIGGLLLILGMFEGFFGYSLPDDLLSGTGIRATLSGIVLSVPVIGTWIHWALFGGEFPGDQIIPRLYTLHILLVPGIMLALIGAHLALVWYQKHTQFPGVRRKETNVVGVRIMPYFALKGGAFFTLVVGVLALMSGLFQINPVWNFGPYNPSMVSAGSQPDFYMAWADGMLRIWPAWEVYLGNYTIPAVFFPGAIGMPILFALLLGYPFLERKLSKDNAAHNLLQRPRDAPVRTALGMMALGFFAVIELSGFNDIIADQFDISLNATTWAGRIGVLIVPPLAYYFTYRICLGLQRSDREVLEHGVETGIIKRLPHGEFIEIHQPLGGTDSHGHAIPLEYQGAAVPKKMNKLGTAGHAVPGSIWTPDPAEETKALDRARGNGHGNGKAQVEGSEESTEVGSGH
- a CDS encoding Lrp/AsnC family transcriptional regulator, translating into MITAIVLINVEAEEIPQAAQAIADLDQVSEVYSCAGDVDLIATVRVQAHEDLADLIPGRIGKVRGVLDTVTHIAFRSYSRADTDSAFEIGVEGA
- a CDS encoding DEDD exonuclease domain-containing protein, which translates into the protein METRPRPDQVQLAFDELGTPLRDTTFVVFDLETTGTKPGPDGITEIGAVKVRAGQVLGEFATLVNPGTPIPPQIVELTGITQAMVYDAPRIERVLPAFLEFIAGAVLVAHNSGFDTSFMKAACEGHGYVWPRPTVVCTVKLARRVIPREEARSYRLSSLSMLLGARTRPTHRALDDARATTDVLHALLERVGNLGVHTVEELIDYLPNVTPAQRRKRNLAADLPSRPGVYLFKGPRDEVLYVGTARDLRRRVRTYFTGSESRGRIREMVALAERVDAIECAHSLEAEIRELRLIAAHRPAYNRRSKNPHHGWWISLTDEAFPRLSVVRLPRAGTLGPFRSQADARTAAETLADASGLRTCTQRISATSASGTPCVLAELGRCGAPCAGRQTVDDYSPAVEAARGLIAGHDGRPLHLAAARLEEMAERRHYEQAARHRDELAGLVRAVGRAHRQAALASVAELIAAAPDGNGGWELSVIRYGRLASAGVARRGVPPMPVVESLVAAGETVLPGDGPLRGAPGEEVGILLRWLARPGTRLVRTTRPWAEPAAVAGWQAWLARVADARSLEHVAG
- a CDS encoding C40 family peptidase is translated as MQSHPVKRVVSGALAAASVIAIVTAAQPAGTAAASPLPVLQAPPDSGSDALAKYRDLAAQAEKANEDLLKAKDDLSARQGDLDKANGDVGNAHNLSAQAAENEKKYKVDVDKFANASFLSGVQMNKLSALLAGTSTQEFLDRSAALDQIASQKAAALEKLQGAVDQAKAAEKLAADAAQRATAARDAAAKLTEDITAKKKTLDDQVAELKKTTSALSQADRNAQKDTGGDISVDLANAGPAAAAAVQAALSQRGKPYEWGATGPSSYDCSGLMLWAYKQAGVSLPRSSQAQSQTGTPVPRSQLQPGDLVFYYTPVSHVGMYIGNGMMVHAPTTGDVVKISPLQSQYVGARRVA
- a CDS encoding NYN domain-containing protein, with translation MHPQPVEPEEAAEAVGPSAVPARAEEDVEVPETGTCPEPSSWTSLPEAVRERIAELAAAAVAKLPVADVPRQLRPVAKFAPAKRAKLGGTALLTALGDSAQFRTAVLEWLREHRTDALDPNVSDSVAAAAAAVLLGESGAAGRVRLVAKNAEETALRAERDAALARNQRLEAELAELRAELEEARGAVESVRGEREAEVEKLLRRLREQGVLLRQAKDAAEAARAELADGGATRQREIETLNVQLDRERRRVASERARAERAVADAEMARQSAREAREADEVRLALLVDTIDGAVHGLRRELALGDRGARPADMVSGARSGLGPGGRIQDVTALDRHLALPNVHLIVDGYNVTKTGYPELALADQRDRLVHQLSALAARTSAEVTVVFDGAGVLSVPAAVPRGVRVLFSERGVLADDVIRSLVAAEPKGRPMVVATSDRAVADSVRAAGAHPAPSAVLVSRLGRV